The proteins below come from a single Sorghum bicolor cultivar BTx623 chromosome 4, Sorghum_bicolor_NCBIv3, whole genome shotgun sequence genomic window:
- the LOC110434596 gene encoding uncharacterized protein LOC110434596 produces the protein MLGNFSSSPLFRVALVVPGLFGHVFIACLINRQRKNPAARNASRPDARCSRLLSARRDQARGGIRLSPGRPAGRPQTPDDRRRRRKTTGGRPYSVPPPQVSVSSFCSPQSAPRPRHPAAVHCCSMSGDSERRAASMTHTPSPISMSSGDVHSLLSSQPLHAIDVGVQPQHQESGESESELDISPPRITILPVPEEEPDSPTYLTGPTSPGSPRATSVRVNASESPKDSPNDDEDEYFNYLVDKSVSVAANVCSSTSSDDEPDYKEEQYALCAKRTLEYYNNDDNNKVFASFKFNV, from the exons ATGCTCGGAAATTTCAGCAGCAGTCCCCTTTTTCGTGTCGCCCTAGTCGTGCCCGGCCTATTTGGCCATGTATTTATAGCCTGCCTCATCAATAGACAAAGGAAAAACCCCGCAGCCAGAAACGCCAGCCGGCCCGACGCCCGGTGCTCCCGACTCCTCTCCGCGCGGCGCGACCAGGCGCGAGGCGGAATCCGACTCTCCCCaggtcggccggccggccggccccagacACCTGACGACCGACGCCGACGGAGGAAGACCACCGGCGGCCGTCCATACTCCGTGCCGCCTCCGCAAGTCTCCGTCTCTTCGTTCTGCAGTCCGCAGTCCGCCCCCCGCCCCCGCCACCCGGCGGCCGTCCATTGTTGCAGCATGTCTGGAGATTCAGAGCGCAGAGCTGCTTCCATGACGCACACGCCATCTCCTATTTC TATGTCTTCTGGAGATGTTCATTCATTGTTGTCGTCGCAACCGCTCCATGCCATTGATGTGGGTGTCCAACCCCAACACCAAGAGTCAGGAGAATCAGAATCCGAATTGGATATTAG CCCTCCTCGCATCACCATCCTCCCTGTTCCAGAGGAGGAACCTGACTCTCCTACTTATCTAACTGGTCCTACCTCACCTGGTTCACCACGTGCAACTTCTGTCAGAGTGAATGCTTCAGA GTCACCCAAAGACTCTCCAAatgatgatgaggatgaatacTTCAATTATCTAGTTGACAAATCCGTCTCTGTAGCTGCAAATGTTTGCAGTTCTACATCGTCAGATGATGAACCGGActacaaggaagaacaatatgCTCTGTGTGCAAAAAGAACCCTAGAGTATTACAACAATGATGACAACAACAAGGTGTTTGCATCATTTAAATTTAATGTATGA
- the LOC110434461 gene encoding uncharacterized protein LOC110434461 — protein MAQVGGSGSGQNNETEDRSYFGQLTERFLSKYGTWREEDHIPQTKQEYDARLGTSQTGTCARLGALYFEMQNQGVRLSEVRGIDSHVFEQKWLSPDNDRWLCFHSNFSACFDGEKDIRYFFAELTGIKGPQLVTRCVRLSKSSGYSVGNCRFCTGLWHPSGVNFLGCSK, from the exons ATGGCACAAGTTGGTGGGTCTGGGAGTGGTCAGAACAATGAGACCGAGGACAG GTCCTACTTTGGGCAGCTGACAGAGCGTTTTTTGTCCAAGTACGGCACTTGGAGAGAAGAGGACCATATACCGCAGACCAAACAGGAGTATGATGCCAGGCTTGGGACAAGCCAGACAGGAACCTGCGCAAGACTGGGCGCACTGTATTTTGAGATGCAAAATCAG GGTGTGCGGCTCTCGGAAGTGAGAGGCATCGACAGTCATGTGTTCGAGCAGAAGTGGTTGTCTCCGGATAACGACAGGTGGCTGTGTTTTCACTCAAATTTCAGCGCCTGCTTCGACGGTGAGAAAGACATCAGATACTTCTTCGCCGAACTTACTGGGATCAAGGGCCCCCAGCTTGTCACAAGATGTGTGAGGCTCTCCAAGTCCTCAG GTTATTCCGTGGGCAACTGCAGGTTTTGCACAGGTTTATGGCATCCTTCAGGGGTCAACTTCCTCGGTTGCAGCAAGTGA
- the LOC8057530 gene encoding uncharacterized protein LOC8057530, translating into MAAIASSSLNRTTSGRLHDSMEDPSSTSTNATDSASGHANAAQHQNPFGLPSPLCHSSRPPPHERSPSRTRTLRRPPVAPPAGLPPRLQEASLRTSAASLRSPSSQSWIRQCEFSSMSAISEYSEARERWTWRNQVMNDGTTRILSNLRVQLTSACAYFALVTTLESNLRVQLQRSATLSIRQLMNQYDEAKISLSLPEETKMVTLLQMIKDHGIFEKGQYTAIQKGTLREADARRYKIAKWYAYSLNELEHIRHAMYQLRKGGPLVAVINISENYRECKDSGFIYRYDPNNPVKKNSGVIETHAVSVVSFAVEAKVPCLECQDSRGPEFGRGGFLVVDITSVVELYSIKMNMSSS; encoded by the exons atggCGGCCATCGCTTCTTCTTCCCTCAATAGAACAACATCCGGCCGTCTCCATGACTCCATGGAGGATCCGTCGTCCACCTCCACGAACGCCACGGATTCAGCCTCCGGCCATGCAAACGCT GCCCAACACCAGAACCCTTTCGGTCTTCCTTCTCCTTTGTGTCACTCATCACGGCCGCCGCCGCACGAGAGAAGCCCCTCCCGCACGAGGACACTGCGCCGCCCGCCCGTGGCGCCGCCCGCCGGCCTCCCTCCGCGGCTCCAGGAGGCCTCGCTCCGCACCTCCGCGGCCTCCCTCCGCTCCCCTTCGAGCCAATCCTGGATCCGCCAGTGCGAG TTTTCAAGTATGTCAGCCATTTCGGAGTATAGTGAAGCTCGTGAGAGGTGGACGTGGAGGAATCAGGTTATGAATGATGGGACAACCAGGATTTTGTCAAATCTACGGGTTCAACTAACTT CTGCCTGCGCTTACTTTGCTCTGGTGACAACATTGGAATCTAATTTAAGGGTTCAATTGCAAAGGAGTGCTACTCTTTCCATTCGTCAGCTGATGAACCAGTATGATGAAGCAAAAATCAGTCTCAGCCTGCCTGAAGAAACCAAAATGGTGACACTTTTGCAAATGATAAAAGATCATGGCATATTTGAGAAGGGGCAATATACTGCTATTCAGAAG GGTACTCTTAGAGAGGCAGATGCTCGGAGGTATAAAATTGCCAAATGGTATGCGTACAGTTTGAACGAACTTGAGCATATCAGACATGCCATGTATCAACTACGCAAGGGAGGCCCGCTTGTTGCTGTTATTAATATCAGTGAGAACTATCGTGAATGCAAAGATTCAGGTTTCATCTACCGGTATGATCCTAATAACCCTGTGAAGAAAAACTCTGGAGTTATAGAGACCCATGCAGTCAGCGTAGTTTCTTTTGCAGTAGAGGCTAAGGTCCCATGTCTAGAGTGTCAAGATTCGCGTGGTCCGGAGTTTGGTAGGGGAGGCTTCTTAGTAGTTGACATCACATCTGTGGTAGAGCTTTACAGTATTAAGATGAACATGTCCAGTAGCTAG
- the LOC8057532 gene encoding uncharacterized protein LOC8057532 has product MSSRSPSRPSGDVNVDVDVDERSMGRLRSLRTQIRSRRHLSGPTDASMPTPSPHSVRSRHLLPGPTAASMPTASTPVDPTAASISTTATPVDLFQFSTGGPSYATVVRFGLRTVPKPQPQQESGSESDLELDSPPRLTALEDEDDKLDIPTSPGGSSEDEMDRCGSTPPPSIDIGPAVLPTFGSDTEEWHFSDDQEDLYFKSLVDNFVSAVGDVYKSMLPEDTICKEADNQLQSNRYAMSALKHYNNSEDNKVKYELIDAITSGGMIDMNGGYGHVNFTAKANQENSKEELFFAELRFHHNTYIATCVLSLEGEKSVGGLCGSKYDNHKNGFFIDAKHCYACGRGLKHPKNGALYEAGHVADSDYYHG; this is encoded by the exons ATGTCTTCTCGGTCGCCGTCGCGGCCTTCTGGCGACGTCAACGTCGACGTCGACGTCGACGAACGGAGCATGGGCAGATTGCGGTCCCTCCGTACCCAAATCCGCTCCCGCCGCCACCTCTCAGGCCCGACGGATGCTTCGATGCCTACCCCGTCGCCCCACTCAGTCCGCTCCCGCCACCTCCTCCCAGGCCCGACGGCTGCTTCGATGCCTACCGCGTCGACCCCTGTTGACCCGACGGCTGCTTCGATTTCTACCACGGCGACCCCTGTTGA CTTGTTCCAATTTTCCACAGGGGGGCCGTCCTATGCCACCGTCGTTCGCTTTGGCCTTCGTACCGTGCCCAAACCCCAACCCCAGCAGGAATCAGGATCGGAATCCGATTTAGAACTGGACAG TCCTCCTCGTCTCACCGCActagaggatgaagatgatAAATTGGACATTCCCACATCTCCGGGTGGTTCTTCAGAGGATGAGATGGATCGTTGTGGTAGTACACCACCACCATCGATTGACATAGGGCCTGCAGT GTTGCCAACATTTGGTTCTGATACTGAGGAATGGCATTTCTCAGATGACCAGGAGGATCTATACTTCAAATCTTTGGTGGACAACTTCGTCAGTGCAGTTGGAGATGTATACAAATCTATGTTACCAGAGGACACTATATGTAAGGAGGCAGACAATCAGCTACAGTCTAATAGATATGCCATGAGTGCCTTAAAACATTACAACAACAGCGAGGATAACAAG GTTAAATATGAGTTAATTGATGCTATCACAAGCGGTGGAATGATAGATATGAATGGCGGCTACGGTCATGTGAATTTTACAGCAAAAGCAAATCAGGAAAATTCAAAAGAGGAGCTTTTCTTTGCTGAGTTACGATTCCACCACAATACCTATATAGCAACCTGTGTGCTTTCTCTGGAGGGGGAGAAATCAGTtg GTGGACTTTGTGGGAGTAAATATGATAATCATAAGAACGGTTTTTTTATCGATGCTAAGCATTGCTATGCTTGTGGGCGTGGATTGAAACACCCCAAGAACGGTGCATTATATGAGGCTGGTCATGTTGCTGATAGCGATTACTATCATGGATGA